One Bdellovibrionales bacterium DNA segment encodes these proteins:
- a CDS encoding peptide-methionine (S)-S-oxide reductase, which yields TIGMENSPEVIEGGKQNSYFWDAEDYHQKYRLRRNNDLVSLAERDFGSRWDEHLYFTKLNSTDRKGFSLAQWLKKLSPEMQKAYRIG from the coding sequence GACGATTGGAATGGAAAACTCACCCGAGGTGATTGAGGGCGGAAAACAAAATAGTTATTTTTGGGATGCTGAAGATTACCATCAAAAGTATCGTCTTCGCAGGAACAATGACCTTGTAAGTCTCGCAGAGCGAGATTTCGGTTCTCGCTGGGATGAACATCTGTATTTTACGAAGCTTAATAGCACAGATAGAAAAGGTTTTAGCCTGGCACAATGGTTAAAGAAATTGTCTCCGGAAATGCAGAAAGCTTACCGAATCGGTTAA